The segment AACAACTTCAGGACCGCGACCCCGCCCAGGATCACCACATCCCGGCTGATCACCAACACCGCCAGCCAGGGCGGAATTTTATGAAAAACACTCAGGGTGACAAAACTGGAGGAGATCAACAACTTGTCCGCCACCGGGTCCAGGTAAGCTCCTAGAGGTGATTTCAACTGCCAGGCCCGAGCAATTAATCCATCCACCACGTCAGTGATCCCGGCCAGCACAAATATGATCAAAGCCCGGCCATAGGTGCCCTGAATCAAAAAAATAATGATCAGCGGGGTCAAGAAAATCCGGACCATGGTGAGTAGATTGGGGATGGTCAGAGTCGGGCTGAATTTAGGCGGCTGGGAGGTCAATGGCCTAAC is part of the Deltaproteobacteria bacterium genome and harbors:
- the pgsA gene encoding CDP-diacylglycerol--glycerol-3-phosphate 3-phosphatidyltransferase; this translates as MTSQPPKFSPTLTIPNLLTMVRIFLTPLIIIFLIQGTYGRALIIFVLAGITDVVDGLIARAWQLKSPLGAYLDPVADKLLISSSFVTLSVFHKIPPWLAVLVISRDVVILGGVAVLKLFEVRVPIQPSRASKLATTLQVLVVFLVLLQEFWVFPEAVLTACFWLTAILTIASGLHYLARGLRYLSATNQTGS